CTCTTGAGGACAAAGGTCTCAGGCATCAGACCACCTGGGCATCTTGTCCAAAGACTCCCCCTTTCCACTGCTTTTTCCCAAGCTATTGGAATTTCTACCATGTTTTGGGGACAATTGTTTGCTAAGACTCACTCTGCCATTTCCCTGTCAGTCccatgagaaggaaagaaaaagactggagttttaaaattctgagtCAAGAAAGTTTCAGTGGAATGAAAGGAAACACTTACGGATGACCTTCTCCTCTCCTGACTTTTCTGAAGACAAAAAATGCACATCTGTCAGCACAAAACCCATTTTTGCCTTTTCATCTAAAACAGTCTTCAAGGCAGTTTCATCAGTGATCATTATGAAAACACGGAGATTATGCTAGCTCATCCACCCCCACGACTCGGGAACACACTCTGTCTCCAAGTCTTACTTCTGCTTCTGACTGTGCCTTCCGGTCTCTGTTGGTTTCTGCATCTCTCTGGGACAGTATATATACGCCTCTATCTGTCTTTCCTAAAGTTGAGGCTAGGTATTCTTAGGGACTTGGGAAACAAAAGCAGAGGCTCCTTGGGGGGTTATAGTATAAGCTAGGAGAAGGTGGAGGATTTTAGCAGATAATGTCAGGGGTGGGGCGGAAGATGTGGGAAACCCGTAAGCAATTTCACTTACCTCCAGGAGGGAAGGTTTGCATGTTATCATTGCAGATATGTGGAATATCTGTGAAGGGcaagggaggcagggcaggagggcACTTAGCAGCTGCCCCACGTTCCCTTCTTCAGTCTCAAGTCAAAGGGCTCTGCTAAGGGCTACGACTTTGCACCCCAAGCGCTTCATCTaattccctgcttcagcctccattGCTGGAAGCAATCTTTTCTTCCTTGATAAATTCTATACTATGAGAACACCACTTTCTACCTTCCATTCCAGTCTCTGTCTGTTTCCTCCTTTGGCCACAGACTTCTTGTTCATCTTTGTACCCCCTCCCCCAATGACCACAATGCCCAGCACCCGGAAGATGCTCAGAATCCAGGAGCCTCTTCACCCTTCTTTCCAGAGCAGCCTCCATGGCTGCAGTTGGATCACAGTGCAATACACCTCCCTGCTCATGCTCTGACACTGCCACAAGAGGAGACCAGGGTGCCTCAGTATTGGTGCCCGTAATTCTCATCCTGTGGGGAGAACATGCGGGTCTCTGCTCACCCCACTCTTCTTTGCCTTTGACCATCAGCTGTCTCACTCGAAAGGCCAGGACGCAGCCTTTGGGGATGGCTATAGCCTCCTTGTGGTTTATGGATCCCTAGAATTAGACAATGAGAATTTGTGAATCTCTGGACATCTTAAGTATGAGATATTGGGAGTGCGAATTGGGGGAGGTACAGGGTCAGGGCTGAGAGCCTTCAGGGAGATAAGAAGTTGGAAGCCTTCAGTGGTGTCCCTGGTCTGGACTCTGAGGAAGGACTTCAAAGTCCTTGCGCTCATTTCTGCTGATGTTCCCTCCAGTGACCTGTATCTGTCTTCCTGGTTCAGATGCATGAAGGGAACTGGGCAGACCTGCTCCATCTCCTGCCTATACATCACCCTAGAGCTTCCGTCCAAACCCtggctccttccttctcttcGCCATCTGTCCCATGCTTACCTCTTTCAGGACGCCTTCCATGACTAACCCCTACTCCCGGCTCCACATCCCAAATCATCCCTTGAATATTTAGATGCAATAGATAGAGGTATGGAGAGCATTCCTTATTTCCATTGGCTCTTCCAAGCGTGTGTTCTCTGGGCTTTAGCCTCTGTGTCTCCTGTATAAACCTGAGGACTTTCTGAGAGTAAGGATGTCTCCTCTTTGGATTGGGAGCACCATGAGGGAAAACCCATGAATGTGACTTTCCCCTTCCCCAGTAGTTCCCTGTGGCATCTGGCGCAGCGATCTGCCCTCACTGGGTGCCACTGACCAGGGAGGGGGCCTGTGTCTGGGGTTCAGATCTTGAAGAGCTAGGGGAAGGAGTGGCACTTTTCAGCATCCTGGGTTGGCACTGATCCAGCAAAGCTAATGAAGCCTCCAGGGAGGGGCTGaatgtaaatgtgtatgtgtgagtgtgagtgtgagtgtgagagtgtgtgtgtgtctctgaatCAAACCTGTAGCCCCAGTGGGGcgaagaaggggagggagaagcagGCCTCTGCCTTGCCGGCTCGCTCCAGTGTGACCTCCCGCACCGTCtccaccacctccatcaccacaTACAGGTTCTCCCCTTGATCTTGCATCTCCTTCAGGAATGGGTGATCCGCTGCCAGCTTCCTGTGACAGGAGAAACATAAGGAAACCATTCAGAGCTCCTTCCTGCCTGTGCCACACCCTCCTCGTTCCTTCTGTCATTCCCAGGAGCTAGACATTGTGGGTGGCAGGGAAGGAGCAAGGACTCTGGACTAGGGCTGAGGTTGAAACCCAGATCTCTTGCTTACTGGCAGGGCAGCTTCTCTGAGTCTTAGTTGcctcatttatgaaatgaatgTAACGATGCTGACCTCCTGGGTTGCTCAGAGATAAACTCGGTAATTATCTGGGCCAGCACCTGGCCGGTAACAGGGCCTCTCAGGTGCTTCTTACTCCCTTTTCCTCCAGTTCAGGGGTAGATGCgctcccctttcctccccactCATCTCTCTGGGATCCTTTCTCTCCACGTCTTATGCTCTCTCGCTGTTGACACCAGTTCCTCCTCTCCACTTGCTCCTTCTGTCTGCTTCCATATATAAATGTGTCCCTAATCCTAAAAAATTTGTTTGCTTTGATCATGCTACTCCCTCAAATTActaccctatttttttttttttttttgagacggagtctcgctctgtcgcccaggctggagtgcagtggcgcgatctcggctcactgcaagctctgcctcccaggttcacgccattctcctgcctcccagcctcccgagtggctggagtgcaggctccGCCACCtgtagctagtttttgtattttttttttttgagacggagccttgctctgtcacacccaggctggaatgcagtggccggatctcagctcactgcaagctcctcctctcgggttcacaccattctcctgcctcagcctcccgagtagctgggactgaagccgccacctcgcccggctagtttttgtattttttagtagaggcaggggtttgtcaccgtgttagccaggatagtctcgatctcctgaccctcgtgatccagccgtctcggcctcccaaaagtgctgggattgggcttgagccacggcccggcctggttttttgtatttttagtgagacagggtttcaccgtgttagccaggatggtctcgatctcctgacctcgtccgcccgtctctcggcctcccaaagtgctgggattacaggcttgagccgcagccCGGCCTACTaccctatttttttccttcatttcattggCAAATATATCAAAAGATATGCTCACCTCCAGTGTCCACTTCCTGCCCActcctaaattctttttttttttgaaacggagtcttactcactctgtcacctgagctggagtgcagtggcgtgatcttggctcactgcaacctctgcctcctgggttcaagcgattctcctgccttagcctcccaaatagctgagaatacagatgtgagcccctgtgcctggtcCGTCTAAATTCTTTataatttgccttttatttccaCTACTCAGCTGAAATTACAATGATCTCTTACCTCTCAGTCCCAACGACCTTGCCTAACTCTGTGCAATACTCGATCCTGCTGTCGAAACCCTCCGTGCAACGCTGGCTTCTCTTGGCTTCCAGTCACACTGTACCACCCTGGCTCAACTCCCATGCTTCTAGTTTCTAAATCTTATCCATTCTGTCTGCACctcattttccagtttctttggTTCTCTAACATTTTATGTTCTGTAAGATTCTGTTCTCAGTCCTGTTTTCTCAACTCCCTCCAAAAGCTCCCCCCACCCAACTCACTcctacagttttttcttttttctttttttttttttttttttttaaggtcttactctgttgcccaggctgaagtgcagtggctcgatcataactcactgcagccttcagctcttgggcttaagcgatcctcttgcctcaacctcctgagtaactgcgaCTCTAGGcgcaccactgtgccctgctaatatttgcattttttgtagagaagggggtttcactatcttgcccaggctggtttgaactcctgggctcaagcaatcctgccttggcttcccaaagtgctgggcttacaggagtGAGACTCCTCCCCTGGCTCCTACAGTTGTAATCTTCATATTGCTGATTACCTTGTGTATATCTTCACTTTGACCTCTCTCCTGAACTCCAGGCCCTTATTTCCAACCACCTGTTAAACATTCTCAGCTGATGTCTCAGCAGAACCAGAAACTCAAAACATACAAAAGGAACTCACAATCTCCAAATCTACCTCTAACCTCTGTCTTCCTGTTTGTCACCTATAATGGTACCTTTAATGTCCTATAATGTCACAACCTGGGTAAAATCTCACAGTCACCTTTGACAAAACCGTTTCCCTCATCCTGCAATCAGTTACCAAGCCCAGGCCATTCTATTACCCTTGGCAATGGGCCGTGCATCCATTCCTCCCTCTTCACTCCTATTGCCCTGAGCTCGGGTCCTCAGTTTACATCGCTCATGGGATAGAAGAACAgtgtcttggctgggcgcagtggctcatgcctgtaatcccagcactttgggaggccaaggtgggcagatcacctgaggtcatgagtttgagaccagcctggccaacatggtgaaaccccatctcttccaaaaatatgaaaattagctaggtgtggtggtgtgcacctgcaatcccagctacacgggaggctgaggcaggatgattgcttgaacctgggaggcgggggttgcagtgactGGGtatcgggtcactgcactccagcctgtgcgacagagactccgtctcaaaaaaaaaaaaggatgggcgcgcggtggctcacacctgtaatcccagcactttgggaggccaaggcaggcagatcacgtgaggtcaggagtttgagaccagcctgactaacatggtgaaaccctgtatctactaaaaatacaaaaattagccaggcgcagtggctcacacctgtaatcccagcactttgggaggccgaggcaggcggatcacaaggtcaggggttcgagatcagcctggccaatatggtgaaaccccatctctactaaaaatataaaaaattagccgggcatggtggcaggcacctttagtcccagctacttgggaggctgaggcaggataatcgcttgaacccgggaggtggaggttgcagtgagctgagatcgcgccactgcactccagcctgggtgacagagcgaaactcgtctcaaaaataaaaaataaaaacaataaaaacataaaaacattagctgggtgtagtggcgggtacctgtagtcccagctacttgtgaggctgaggcaggagaatcgcttgaaccgaggaggcggaggttgcagtgaaccaagatcgcaccactgcagtcaagctcgggcaaaaagagcaaaaaaccgtttcaaacaaaaacaagaagaaagctgTCTTGCCTTGTCTGACTGCTTCAAATCCCTGTTCTCCTTCCCCTATCTGACACACTTCCTCCATTCGGCTGGATTAGTCATGGGACACATCAGAGCATTTTCAGGATCTTCCTGGTGCCTACAATTCAGTCTCCTGGAGCTGTCACTTGCCTCTCCGGGGTTTGGGTTCACCTGCATTTCCTGCTCGTTCTGCTCACACCTCTTCTGCCCCTGCCATGCTGGCTGTTCCTGGCCCCTGGTGGCTTTGAGATTGCTTACCTGTGTGCCTTCATAATACCCTTCTCCCAGCCCTGCAGGCCCAATTTCTACTCATCTTTCAAGGCCCAGAACAGAGGCTGCCATGGCTGTGAGATCTTCCCTTATTTTCCCAGCCAGAAGTCCCTTTGACCTGCCACAAGACTCAGTCGAACCATCCCTACAGCACTTAGCAGTTCTTGGCTTTGATTATAATTACTGTtgcacaggtttttaaaattttcaccttCCTAGACTGCAAGGTTCTTGGACAAAGATGTTTTAGGCTCACCCCAGCCCATAGCAGAGTGCTTTACTATATACATGCTTGCTGGATGACTACCCTGGCCCTTCCTTCTGGCCTTCCCAGTCCTTACCTCCTTCTTTCAACCACTACTTAACTACTTAAAAGTCAGTTCCCGTGTCAAGCCAAACATCCATGGAGCCCAGCATCCATGTGGCGCCTGCCACACCCTTTGTGCTGTGGGGCAGCATTCCCGAGGGCATGCGGAGTGTGTATTGGGGTCAGGCGGGAGGCTTCATTTACGGGAGCAGAACACAGTGCTCAGGCCTCAGCTGTGGGCAGTTAAGACccatcccggccgggcgcggtggctcaagcctgtaatcccagcactttgggaggccgagacgggcggatcacgaggtcaggagatcgagaccatcctggcgaacacggtgaaaccccgtctctactaaaaaatacaaaaaactagccgggcgaggcggcgggcgcctgtagtcccagctactcgggaggctgaggcaggagaatggcgtaaacccggggggcggagcttgcagtgagctgagatccggccactgcactccagcccgggcaacagagccagactccgtctcaaaaaaaaaaaaaaaaaaaagaaaaaaaaagacccatcCCTCCTTTTTCTAGTGTATTGCATAGTCTCAGAGTTAGAAGGAGCCTTAGAGATGATCATCCAATCCTGTCAttttgcagaaaagaaaactgaaatcccAAGAGAAGCGActtttccaagatcacacagcaagctGGTGTGGACATCGTCCTCCCTGTGCATGTGTGACAGTGGGGAGTTGGTCCTGGAGACGGTGGCAGCACTGGGAGGTGTGACTAGGAAATGGCCTGGATGCAGCCATAGGCCAGAAGGGTTACCTTCAAGAGCTCCCCTGTGGTGACCACATTGGCAAAGGTCAGTGCAAGGGTCCTATCTTTCAACTTGTGTTTTTAACTTGAGGCCCTAAGCACCGTTTCCATGCACTGCCCCACCCACATCCCGGGCAACCCTCGGTCCTGCCCGCTCTCACCTCTCCTGCAAGGTCTCCAGGGCCTTGGGAGCCACACTGAGTGTCTGGACCTCCAGAGTGCTGTTCTGCGAGAGCCCTGCTGTTCCCTTCACCTTCACCGTCTTTGGTACATCCACATCTCCCTCCACTCGGGTATCCAGCATGTTCTTAAAGCCAAAATTCCCAGCATCTGTTGGATCTGCAGGAGGGAAAAGATGAAAGAGGCTGGGCTGGCTGGGCGtagtaactcacgcctgtaatcccagcattttgggaggccaaggtggaaggattgtttgagcccagaagtttgaaaccagcctggggaacaaagcaagaccccgtctctacaagacaaatgagtaaataaagaaaagaggctgagcTGAGAGGTATCACCCAACCCCCAGCCTCCTCAGCTCCTGACGATGACTTTGGGCTAGATGATATCTAATCACCTCTGGCCAGAGGGAGCTCTGAGGTTCTCCTTGCAGGCCAGGTGCCCAGCCCCCATCCCTCAGTATCCCTCAGTTCCCAGCCCTGCTCAAGGCTGACCTGAAGGTGAGCTGCCCGGCTCAAGCACATCCAGCAGTGTGTAGTCGGTGCGGACGTACCGGGCCCCCCAGAAGAGCgtgctcttcctcttcctcagcaCCAGGCAGAAGGGATGGAAGCGCTTGAAGTCGATGAGGCTGTCAAGAGGTGTCAGGTCCCCTCGAGGGTTTAGCTGTCTGACCAGGGCCCGGGTGACATTTTCAAACATGGTCATGGTCTCTGTGGAGATGGGGAGACAGGAGAGTGTCAAGGTGGTTGCCGAGGAGCCCGGGATATGGGCTGGGCCCCTGCAGAGAGGGTTCGCCCGACTCTGGGGCAGGGAGAGCTCTTAGAGATGCCTGGATTGTCTCATGTCACAGCTGGAAAGAACCAACGGAGTCTGCATTTTATGATGAGGAACCTAGTTAAAGAGTTGCCCCAGAGTCCCATAGATGGTCAGCAAAGCCTCACCTCCCTTTTCCTTGTcaagttcctttttctctctccacacTCATTTTCTTCACTGCCACTGAGCCCAACTGGACTgactgactttctttctttctttctttctttctttctttctttctttctttctttctttctttctttctttctttctttctttctttcttctctctctttctttctttctttctctctctctctgtttctttcttcttttcttccttccttccttcctctttccttcctcccttccttcctctttccttcctcccttccttcctccctcccttccttccttcctctctttccttccgttcttccttccttcctctttttccttccttcctcttcttctccttccttccttcctccctctccttcctctccttccttccttccttccttccttccttccttccttccttccttccttccttcctttcttccttccttctttcccttccttccttccctccacctcGCCTCGCCTTGCCTCGCTtcgctttcttctcttttcttccgagacagggtcttactctgttgcccaggctgcagtgcagtggcatgattacagctcactgcagccttgaccgccAAGGCTTGATTgaacctcccacttcagcctcctgagtagctgggactgcagtcatgcacttggctaatttttaaatctttttgtagagacagagtctcactatgtttcccaggctggtctcaaactcctggctcaa
The nucleotide sequence above comes from Papio anubis isolate 15944 unplaced genomic scaffold, Panubis1.0 scaffold1534, whole genome shotgun sequence. Encoded proteins:
- the LOC101013047 gene encoding gasdermin-A isoform X2: MTMFENVTRALVRQLNPRGDLTPLDSLIDFKRFHPFCLVLRKRKSTLFWGARYVRTDYTLLDVLEPGSSPSDPTDAGNFGFKNMLDTRVEGDVDVPKTVKVKGTAGLSQNSTLEVQTLSVAPKALETLQERKLAADHPFLKEMQDQGENLYVVMEVVETVREVTLERAGKAEACFSLPFFAPLGLQGSINHKEAIAIPKGCVLAFRVRQLMVKGKEEWDIPHICNDNMQTFPPGEKSGEEKVILIQASDVGDVHEGFGTLKEEVQRETQQVERLSQAGQSSLLSSLSKLLGKKKELQDLELAVRT
- the LOC101013047 gene encoding gasdermin-A isoform X4; amino-acid sequence: MTMFENVTRALVRQLNPRGDLTPLDSLIDFKRFHPFCLVLRKRKSTLFWGARYVRTDYTLLDVLEPGSSPSDPTDAGNFGFKNMLDTRVEGDVDVPKTVKVKGTAGLSQNSTLEVQTLSVAPKALETLQERKLAADHPFLKEMQDQGENLYVVMEVVETVREVTLERAGKAEACFSLPFFAPLGLQGSINHKEAIAIPKGCVLAFRVRQLMVKGKEEWDIPHICNDNMQTFPPGVIQASDVGDVHEGFGTLKEEVQRETQQVERLSQAGQSSLLSSLSKLLGKKKELQDLELAVRT